The sequence AATGGCCCAAATTCTATATAAATTTTGCCTTTACATATACAGGTTAGTTGTTATTGTACAGTACAAACAGTGTTGGGCACAGGAAGACTGTCACGACGtttatggcaagccgttttaacatatgtttatatatatatataattgctaGTAGCGACTAGGCTATTTTTTTACAACTTCACTAGTAACTATTTGATACTAGTACTTATTCTATTAGTGACTagcatttatttcagttttactgtACTTATTCGTTAGCTCTAGTAAGACTATCCCATTTATTACTAACGTTTTCTTATCTTGTTTACTTTTATTACTAGTTATATGTAATGATTAGTCAGAACAACTTAATAATTCAATGAAATAttctacaaataaaataaaaaatgttagcaacaataacaatagtcttataaataaatactagtCTATTCAATTGCTCTTAAGAGAACTGGTTTGATACAAATAACAATTTGAATATTTACTGGTAACTAAAAAATAAGTAATAGTATCTAAGCAAGTTACTGAtagtaaaagtataaaaaaaaataataattgaaaaTTGACTAGCAACCAATAAAAAATACCATGTAATCAATAAGTACTACTATCTAATGAAGAGTTACAAGTGAAGATGCTAGTCACTATTGGATTATTTATtagtaatgataaaaataagtTCTAGTAACTTTAAATAGATACTAGTTGGTTTTAAGAAACAAATGCCATATgctaaataaaacagcttgccaTAAGATATGATCAAGCTGCACTCTGACGTTTTTCAGGCATATAATTTTATTagtgtttaatatttagacctGTTTACCATTACTATGTCTATCCATAAAAAATCGTGCTGCAGTATTTTGCCTGTTAGCCATGTGATTTTTCCCCAGATTTTTGTCCTTCTCTTAGGAAAAAAAGTGATTATATAGGCACAATATGCTCTTGTTCAAAAAGTACTGTGGTGGTACTTTAATGGTATCATATACTAATAATGTGGTACTGAAAGATTGCCATGCACATATATCATGGTGTTTACAAAGTGTACTTTGGTATTGAGGTTTAAAAGAAATCAAAATGCATCTCTCAAGTACATTATCTCCACAGATGCACTCAATTAGTATTACACAATTTTAGGTGTTCTCTTCTGAGGTTATTAATCATAAGACGTTACCAAAGAAAGTGTGTCACCCATAGCACACAGTATAAGTAATGCAACGGTGTATTTTAAATTGATATATTCTCCACACAGGTAATATGCTTGTCTTTTCCCTCAGGTCTTGGCAGAGCATTTCCCTTGGGGCTGTTGTTTCACCATCAGCCTTCTTTGCAAcatctctctctcgctctttcATTTTGTCTGCCAATGTAGCTCTTTTCCTTTCACATTTATCATGCTCTCCCGTCTGATAGATGTCCTCTCACTGGCACAACATCTGATCAAAGGAGGTCTGTGTTATTTCAAGGCAGACAATGACTTTGGTTAGGCCAACATATCTGTGACGAAGCTCAAGACCGGAGTCAGCACTGACCTCCAGGCTCTCTATATTAACAAACCAcagcatttctctctctctctttctctcttctctaTTCATTCATTGGTGCTGAGTTAACCTCCTGTCTCTTGTTACATGAAGATCAATAGAAATGGAGACAGCTTGAAGGAAAGAAAGCTGCGAGTCATATcagaaatgcagttttaaattaatttggatGGCAGCAGGAATAGGCTACAACAGATAGTGTGCTATTCCTATACATTTTAGTGTGGAATTAGTGTGACAGGCTGTTGAAGGATAATGAAAGACTGAAGTCAAGTGAAAGATGCTGGCAGAGTATCTGGCTTTGAAATATTGCTCTACCTTCCAACTAAATTTTCTCTCTGTAAAGATATCATATTCCTCCTTTAACcagtatttatctatgctttaTATTCCCCTCTCTTGCATGATAGCCCTTTCTCTTTCATCATTTTCGATGAACCAAACCACAAATTCAGAATTGTAAGATCGAAGTCATTACGTCAGTCATTCAAAGGCCATAATCCTCTTGCTACTTCACTCAAATGTTAATTTCCGAATTTGTGGTTTAGTTAATAGAAAAAGACTAAAAGAAAAACGGCTACGGAAGAGAGAAGTTCATAATGAAGAGTGTTCGAGAAGGAGAGTGCTAATGCACATTTAAAAGCTAGAAAgagcaaatttatttattttttaatttttttttttttttagttttattgtgaTTTTTGCTCAAACGTCACTTACATCCCAGGTGACATCTATTGATATGTTATATACACATAGTattaaataattacaataataatttaaaaatatttaaaagagtAGGATtgattaaaaaatgtttgaaatgatCCAGTGATGTCAGACTGTGAAGGATTTCTCATGGTCATGACAGTTCTCTTTGAAAGCATTATAGTATGAATGAACTGAAAAAATTGTAAGGAAAAAAAGTGTTACGAACATGCAACCAACAGTGGTGCTGGTTGacttaaaatgttataaaaaggtttaaattaaaaattcagAATACAGTAGATAGTAAAAATTTGCATGAGATCCATTATACTTAAAATAATGTTCCATAATAAAATGGCAGACAGGGCTTCTCAACATGTGTTAGCACACCTATTCAGACAATTGCACTAAAAAGTACTTGTCTGGAATTCGATGGTTGTTATGAGGTAATTTAGTCTATTTTGCAACCTAATTTGCATGTAATTTATTGCAGGCCAGACCAAGAGTGTTGTGTAATTTAACCATACTTTAAGTAATGAGCCAATATAATTTGATATGTATTTTTCTCCAGGGAATTTTTCAGTGTCCCCCTAAtgtctaaatatttttaaatagtgtTATAACCTTGTCCACATGCTCACTCTCATATATTCTCTCTGTCCTCACCTCTGCAGCAGCGTCCGGTGAAGCAGTCCTTGGCTGCCTCTCTGTGTCGAGAGTCTCACTGGAAGTGTCTTCTCCTCACTCTGCTCATGTACGGCTGTTTTGGCACACTGGCCTGGTGCAAGCTGTGTAAAGTTCCAGTGCTAGCTCCGACAGAGCCCGAGGCTGCGGTTGTGGAGCCTGGAGACCCCTCTACGACCTCAGCTAGTTCTAATGTCTACATCCCTCTAGAAGTGGATCTGGATAGTCCCTGTTCCAGTGGCTACATTTATATTCCTCTCGCTTTCCTGGCCATGCTGTATGTGGTCTACCTGGTGGAATGCTGGCACTGCTACTCCAAGACGGCCATGTTGGCCCAAGCAGAGGTTGCGGAGGTGTACGAGCGTGTGCAGAGGCTGCAGCAAGCAACGCCGTGCATCTGGTGGAAGGCCATCAGTTACCACTACGTGCGACGGACAAGACAGGTGACACGCTATCGCAACGGTGACGCCTATACCACAACGCAAGTGTATCATGAGCGTGTAAACACGCATGCGGCGAGCTCGGAGTTTGACTATGCGAGGTATGGCGTCAAAGACGTTTCCAAGGAGTTAAGGGGCCTAATGGATCATCCAGCAGTACGGTTGCGCTTCACAAAATGCTTTAGTTTTGCTAGTGCCCGAGCGGAGGCTGCCTACCTGACCCAGCGTGCACGTTTTTTTGGTGAAAACGAAGGACTTGATGATTACATGGAGGCACGGGAGGGAATGCATTTGAAGAATGTGGATTTCCGTGAGCACATCCTGGCTTTCCCAGACCCGGCCAGACAGCCCTGGTATGCCAGGCGTAAAGTTTTCTGGCTGGCCTCGGCTCTGCTCTTGTCCTGGCCGCTTCGGGTTGTTGCGGAGTATCGCACTGCGTATGTGCACTACCACGTAGAGAAACTGTTTGGCGATGCTGATGAAAACAATAGTGGTGATGTAACTGAGAACAGTGGGGGCAACGAGAATGGAAACGGACCTGGACCCGGCAGTGGTTCGAGCTATCGTGCCATTTCACGAGTCAATACGGTGGACATGACAGAGCTGGAGTGGCACATTCGCTGCAACCAGCAGATGGTGCCCAGCTACTCTGAGGCCCTGTTGATGGATCCCGGTTCGGGCGCCAACCAAGGTACCAACACTCCTCCAGCCGGGCAGGGGACGAACTCGACAGCGGGTGGCCCATCTTATCCAGTGGCCTTCACTTCGGCTTACTTGCTCCAGAACTGTCCTCGTTGCCGCCGCACCACAAGCAGCGCTTCCCTGCCCTCCCGGTTGAGAGGCCCGACTTCAACCCTACTGAGTGGAACCATGGCTGGGATGAGAGCTAGTGCATCAGGAGGTGGTCCTGGAGGCCCAGGGCGACTGGTTCTGAGCAGGAGTGGCTTCTCATTAGGGCGGCTCCAGGCTCCTCGCCCGTCATCCCTCTTCCACTCCCGAAGTGTAGGTGGAGGACTAGCAGCAAGAGGAGAAGAGCCAAGTGGAGGAGGTGGTTTCTTAGGTTTGGGAGCTAGACAAGACGAAGAGAGCAGAAGAGTGCTGGAGGGAGAGGGTGAGGAGGATGAGGAGGTGGCAAATGTGGAAAGAGAAGAAGAAGGTGAGAGAGATGGGGAGGAAAGAGAGCAACAAGAGGATGCAGAAGAAGAGGAAGCAAGGGAAGGAGACAGACCTCCTACATATCAGGATGCCTTTTTCTTCCCAGTGTTGATTGTGCATGGAGAGGAGAGTTGCCATTCAGGTGAggacatttcctgaagaaaagaCACCAAATCCCTAACAAAACGTGCATTGAAGTGTCATGACCATATACAATGTGAAGAAAGAAATTTGTCAATTGACCCTTCACTAAGCTCCACCCCCTTTGGTCACTGTAGCTAACTCAGACAaactttagtttttttaaattatgtttcgTGAGTAAAAAAAAAGGTGCTGGAGGTGCTGAGGTGAATGCTAATCACAGGAAACTGAAGAGACATCTCATTTGTAAGAGATGAATTGATACATATGTTTAATGATctggaaaataataaaatgcagttTGTGCTGCTATTATAAGTGACCTGACAACAATGTTATTACCATAAtttctgtaaaactgcatttaaaACTATCCAATCACACAGCTCCTCTATAGAATTTCATTAGAAATGTGTAAAAGcttgtctgagaaaaaaatggcaaaaaaaaaaatggcaacaGCTGCCAAAGCGGGATTGGTAGGTCAAGTTTTTAAGGCAACGCTTAGAGAAGAGTCAGTTGGTTAAGTTTAAGACCAATCTGAGAACGAGAATGCATAAATTGATCAAGAAAGATGTCAGACACCTCTTGTAAACAATGACTGACGTTAATATAAACTTATCTATGCAATAAAGAAATAGCAAGAGAGTGTTTGTAAGGGGATACACAACAAAAGAAGAGCTTCCAATATACCGCTCCTCCTCTGGTCATGAAGCAAAAAGCACCAAAAGACATACTACTGAAAGACAAGACCATTGGAAAGCCTTCCAAAGATCATGAAGAGAACAGAGCAGTTCATCAAGGGGAATGTTATTAATCTATATATAGCTGTGTCCCACAtgtcaaaaaaaagttttgttttataaaaaaaaagagagaagaacCTCATAAACTTGCACAAAATGTTGGGATTCAGCTTCTCGAGATTTCATTgtaactgtttatttttttctttcaaaattcccTCACTGCATCTCCTGTTCTTATGAAATGGATATTTGATGAAACTAATAGAGTCCATTATGGTTTCAGGGAGTATAATCATATTAATTCTGTTTTCTTGCAGCTTCATTGAGCGTATTTTCTTTCTGCAGGCTTGCAAGTCCCAGTAACATGTTTTGGTTTGCTTATCAAAAAACTAGTAAAAGTATATGGAGATATTTTCCTCAGCTAAAACTACAGCGCTTAATCTTGCACTTGTGAGGTGCTGTAATCTCCTTGTGTTCtctgtatgtattttatatttgtttgttagtcaataattgtttatttgtaCAACAGCGTATCACCAACTTTGCCTCATGAAGAGTTTGAGACAGAAGAGCACCTCACAGACATAAATAATGGTACAGCATGTTGCCCTCCACTGTAGTCTCTGTGCTCGTCTTTGATTGGCTGAAGTGTCATGTGAATAAATAGGCCAATTGTGGATGAGACTGCTTGGTGTGCCAAGATACATCCATCTCCTGGTAACTGTGGATCCTCGTGAGACAT is a genomic window of Megalobrama amblycephala isolate DHTTF-2021 linkage group LG3, ASM1881202v1, whole genome shotgun sequence containing:
- the LOC125265507 gene encoding transmembrane protein 151B, producing the protein MQEATADAEEPILNGAGREEQRPVKQSLAASLCRESHWKCLLLTLLMYGCFGTLAWCKLCKVPVLAPTEPEAAVVEPGDPSTTSASSNVYIPLEVDLDSPCSSGYIYIPLAFLAMLYVVYLVECWHCYSKTAMLAQAEVAEVYERVQRLQQATPCIWWKAISYHYVRRTRQVTRYRNGDAYTTTQVYHERVNTHAASSEFDYARYGVKDVSKELRGLMDHPAVRLRFTKCFSFASARAEAAYLTQRARFFGENEGLDDYMEAREGMHLKNVDFREHILAFPDPARQPWYARRKVFWLASALLLSWPLRVVAEYRTAYVHYHVEKLFGDADENNSGDVTENSGGNENGNGPGPGSGSSYRAISRVNTVDMTELEWHIRCNQQMVPSYSEALLMDPGSGANQGTNTPPAGQGTNSTAGGPSYPVAFTSAYLLQNCPRCRRTTSSASLPSRLRGPTSTLLSGTMAGMRASASGGGPGGPGRLVLSRSGFSLGRLQAPRPSSLFHSRSVGGGLAARGEEPSGGGGFLGLGARQDEESRRVLEGEGEEDEEVANVEREEEGERDGEEREQQEDAEEEEAREGDRPPTYQDAFFFPVLIVHGEESCHSGEDIS